The genomic window AGGACATGTTTGCGTATGGTAGGCAGAATACGAGCCAAGGGCAGGTGGAGTCAGCACAAATCGCAATACTAGCCCCATTTGTAGGAATGTTCAGGGATACAGGAGATGATgcattgtttaagatatcctattccaacttgtgtttacaagttcaataatatcagcagagtttacattccccttttaaacacacacagcggatgcttGCTCAGGTTTGCTAATATAATATtagcaatatattattattttagcaatataataatactgtcctggtatttcccccttaaaagataagacacaacacagtcttctataaaagtataaaaagtttacttacagacatcctgtCCACAATAGGaacccagaaggcagactttagcttagaAAAAGTTACATGCACTTGGATACTATCCCGTAGGGGAGATAGTTCattctctcttggctggaagccaagagagcatctttgctAAGAAGATGTTGCTTCCTTGAGAGCGAAgtcaaaaagaggaagatggcatCTGGCCcttttgcttttgttacctgaacacaggtgaggccacacccacctccagtcacatgtagaggaagtccgTCCCAGCCCAGGTGTAGTGTCGGACCAAAATCCTTGGTTCGGGAGCAAGGATTTCTGGGAAAAACAGAATCATGGGTGTTGTGCTATGCATGGGAAACTGACCTAAAGGTGCCCTGCTTGGGAGTGTAAAAGGGTTGCCTTTAAAGAATTTTACAACCAGGAGATGGCTGGGGGTGTGAAGGTTCCAGCTACAAGAGACATCCTGGCTCCTGATAAGAACTAGGATGGGGCCAGCTGGTGTTTTATCAAGTGGATGAGAAATTAGGGAGGTAACGGCTCAGAGACTTGCAGCTGCCTCTCATCCTTGACAGGTGAGAATAATGACCCAGGAGTAGTGATTGGCTAACGGGATTAAGAACTGGGTCTTCTATAGGATAATGAATGGGGGAGCCCACGTGGGGAAATGTCTTATCAACCCTGGGCTTTGAAATGCAAGGGGCTGCTGAGGAGCTGGAGGGCTTTGGACATCTGACTCAGCCAGCCACGGCTTGGAGGAACATCTGAGGATGGGAGCCTAACGAGAACTTTGAAGGCGGCTTTTGTTTAGCCGGCCTGAGGACTTTGCCACCCCTTTTGAATGCAAATGCAGTTAAGTATCAGTCCTTGCCTTAGGGAGAGGGAATAAGAGAGAAAGTCTCTAGACTAGTCTAGCAAGTATGTTCTTATTTTCATGCATGTACCTGTGTTCTGGAGAAttatgccttttgtgttttagtaacttttgaataaaacagttaaaagaacttttgttctggttttctgttcACCCCGGGGGTTTGCTTGGCTAATTCCAGGTCTACTGCTTGGTCATACTACTGTTAAGGGTTAATCATCTGTGGCTCTGTTTGAGCTGGGAAGGCTGTGTGCTGGAACACCGGGAAACGGCCCTCGCGTTTTGCCCGAGGCTCCAGCCAGATTTCCAAACTTCAGAGTGTGGTGGCAGCGAAAGAGACCTGTCTCTACTCTGCCGGAGGGTTGAgtagaggcaaaagagagaggttTTGCGCTCCCTGGACGCCGGTAGCTGGAAAAGCTGGGAGGCAAGGGGGGGCGCAGATCCTAcaccaggagaaacaggaagttccaactggatggaccagacatccccttctatgtccactctagggatgttgtacttgactgctcttgtgtttcacattccACACCATTTACCTGAGAGTATGGCCCAGTGAACATAAGAACCCCCTGAAAACGTTTAGGAAAAGAGTGCTTTTATCTTCAACAACCTGTCACAATCCAACATGACTCAGAAGGCAAGTGTCTCACAACATTTTAGtcctggttacaggtaggtagccgtgtgggtctgctgtagtcaaaacaaaataaaaaattaaaaaattccttccagtagcagcttagagaccaactaaatttgttcttggtaagagttttcgtgtgcatgcacacttcttcagataatattTCATTTTAGTCCTGATAATTTATGTTCCTTGAGTGATTCTTATACATGTAGAGAACTAACTTAAATCATGCGTACGTATGCATGCCAGAGGTTCTTTTATTTAGTGGCATTCCAAAATTTTAGAAttgtaaatataaaataaatataatgagTTAACATATAATAATTAAAATCTAAAATAATTTTGGGATAGTCTTTGTGCTTTTGGTAGTCCTTTAGCTGCTCATGTATTGGGAAAATGTGAACAGATTTGTCTACTAAAAACTTTAAACCTTATCTGCTGGCAGATTCCTGCAGGGACATTTTGTCATCTGTAACTGGCAAAAGGCATTGCGTAAACCTTTATTCTACCACATTGTATAACCAGGTCTCTATACTGCATTACTGGCTCTCCATATTCCTAattaaacataaaaagtgatgCCAGACTCAGCTTACCTTATTCATTTTTTACTTGATGTAAGTTTATTTTCATTTGTGGCTTTCAAATCATGGAACAAGCCTAGCAAAATGACGCTTTGGCACTCCttacaatgtttttaaaaaggccgtgggtggcactgtgggttaaaccacaaagcctagggcttgccgatcagaaggtcagcagttcgaatccccgcaaaggggtgaactcccattgctcagtccctgctcctgccaacctagcagttcaaaagcacaaagtgcaagtagataaataggtaccggtaccactccggcgggaaggtaaatggcatttccgtgcactgctctggttcgccagaagcagcttagtcatgctggccacatgacccggaagctgtacgccggctccctcggccaataaagcgagatgagcgccgcaacgagtcgtccgcaactggacctaatggtcaggggtccctttacctttacaatgtttttatatatgctgaaagccgcccagagtggctggtataaatattattattattattattattattattattattattattattattattattacttctgagtagagatgggCGAGACAACACAGCAGATCCACCAAACACTTCAAATAGAGGATTCCTTGCaagattctcccccacccccacctgtgTACCATCTGATCCTTTAACCAATGCACACCGGGGAGCTTCTCAAAAGGTCACGTAATTATTGCACATTCCCCAGATCCGGAGACAACCGAGATTCAAAAAGCAATGCTTAAAAGCAGGACAAATATACCGAAAATCAATCCATCAATCCTATCCATGCGCGCGCAGTGCGCAAATCCAATCAAGATTGCAATAAAGTTTGGACCTAGTTCAGGGAGGCGCACGCTACAGGAAACCTGCAGACCGCATACCAGCTCTCCTCGTGGCGCGCCTGATGCGCAGCGAGCGCGCTCCAGTCCGCGGCCGCTTCTATCCCGCATCACCACGAGGCGAACGAAGCAGGCGAGTTggcgaagggggcggggccacctCTTGGCCCCCGCCCCTCAGATGGACCGAGGAGATAAAAGCCCCCGCGCTTGGCGGTCGAGCAGGCAGGTGCGGCGGCAGGCGGCAGGCGGCAGCAGCGATGGGCAACAGGGTTACCCGCGAGGATTTCGAGTGGGTTTACACGGAACAGCCCCACACGCAGCGCAGGAAAGAGATCTTAGGTGAGCCATCCTCGGGATCCCCCTGGGAGGTCACTGCCCGCCTCATTTTCCTACCACCCTCTCCTTTCTTGCCCCATACCTCTTTCCTCCTAAAAACGGACGGAGTTAGTGGCTAATTCTCcgcttttccttttaatcccaggcgtgggtgggtggcaggggggcagctgccccctccaaataaagtagataaataaaaatatttaacgaACTGACCAACCTCGTCTCAGATACTTCGGTTCTGTCCACCACCACcgcaacataaatcctggctacacccatgtagGTGGCTCGGAGGGCTGGCTGTGTGTGAAGATaatgaactctgcacatgcttgcgGGTACTCTTTTCGTTGCTGTTGCTTTCCGAACAGTTCCAGGGTCCTGGCGCGGAAAAGGGCAAATCCTGGCTCCGACGACGCCTTAGGCAGCCAGCGTTTCCTGTCATATCCAGTTTGCATCGTCTTCTCCACTTCTCTTTCCCGCATTTCCTCATAGATCCAGCAAGACACGGCATGatgatctctctgtgtgtgtgtgtgtgtgtcccctctcttcctccccaccccccccccgccacgctTCTGCTTGCAAACTTTCCCCCTGGAAAGGGGCTGCTGTGTGACAAGCAGAAATCCCACGGGTGAAGCCTTTTCTCTTCATGCATCTGTacgcaaagcgggggggggggggactcacctGGTCTGGATAATTATTGCTTGCCATGGGAAGCTATTGAAAGCAGGAaagctaagaaagaaagaaagaaagaaagatgccaGGTTGGGGTGCGCCCTCTCACCCCCTATTTCCTCATAGTCTCCTCATCCAGTTTCCGACAGCCAGTGTTTCTTTTTGAAAACGTTGTTCCTGGAAAGCACAAAATGTTACCTCTGAAACCACTTCTCCAATTGGGTTACTGAGAGACAGTTCTGGTAACATTCAGAGACACTTTCCTCGTGGAATAAGGAtggagggattttattttttgctcttgTTGTGCGCGCCCGCGTGTGTATCCCCTACCTTTCCTCCACCAGGGAGGTCAGAGTAGAATACTGTACACAGTTCAATTGGCTGATGAGTCAGATTATGATGGGAGGCAGTGGCTGCTGCAAAACTCCCCAGCTCTCTCCACAGACCTAATCTGATCACTGCACCTGACTTCTTTAGTCTTCAGGTCAGGTTTTGTGGCTATTCAAAGTCCTGCCCAGCCAGCGCCACACCCATAGCTAAATAGATGTAGCTTTTTTCCCCCTTATAGCCTGTGGGTGCAGTGAAAAATTGCCCAACCAACCCATGCCAtacttctctttcttcctttatcAACTACCATAACATGGCATGGGAAGTTGCAACACAGTACACTATGTAAAACACACTTCATTGTCCTTACCACTGCTCTCTGGTCAGGGCCATTTTGTTCTGCTGTGTCCTAACCCAAGGACCAGTTTTGCATTTTCAGCTTGTTCTTGCATGTTTACATTACAGAGATCTGTATCTAGGGGACAAGGATTTAGAAATGGGGTGACTTGGGTTCAAACCACCCCTCGGTGATTTAAAGATATCCTAATTCGCATTGCACTGCGATCTTTACCCATTGGACTCAGCGAGGCTTACATCTCAGTAGTCACGTACaggatcaggggtgccaacttgaataaaatattgggggggggggtgacccagGTCACTCCCGCCTTACATAAGCAAATACATGACTCAgcgcatttttttttggggggtgaagacCGCTCAGCCCCAGAAGCTGGCTCCTATGTAATGGACTGCGTCCCCGCTGGTGAAATTAAGTAATGAGCAATTATTATTGCTTATTATATTTATTGGtcgctttcccccaggaaagaaaactcaaagcaacacacaaaaacaaaaaaaatgaggCACGAGTCCTTTAAGACTGCACCCATCGTTTGATTGCGTCAGGTGATCCTGCTCCATCTCTTGGGACCTGCGACAGAATGTTCCGAGTTCTAGCCTGCCAGCCATACTCACTTCCGAGATGCTCCATTCCATATCCATGTCCCACCTGCAGTCAGCATTCCAAGGTCACTGTCATAGATCCATCCTGTCTGTGAgggcttggagagctgctgccagtcagagtagaccggCTGGGTTAATATCCTGACTCAACTGCTAGCACATATCTCTGAGCACAGGCAGTGCTGAAATTAGGAGCCTTAAGCGTGGTTTTCTCCCAGGTGGACTTCGCATCATGAACTCCCCTGCAATCAAATGTCACTTGGTAGTGGTCATTTGGAAGTGCTAAAAACTTCGTCaagctggtttgggggtcacCCCTGCTTATGGTGCAGGTCAGATAAAtgcacctccctcgttctcttagattcaggcagATGGCTAGGGCAGCTGGAAAATGAAATGCACACTCCAAACAGCCTAAAGAATATTGGCTATTTTCAGTGGCCAGGGAAGACTGACTGACTATTGCCTGGCTGGGAAAATGGAAAACCAGGTGGGTGGAGGAATCAAATGGAGTATCTTGGAgtagggcatggctggctggaaggCTAAAGAGGACCACTCCACACTGCatatacacacatgcatgtaTGTGCTCATGCACATATATACAGATATATTTTTGtgattattataaaaaaatgtttttattgaaaGATTTTCATGGATAACAAAGCTACATATAAAGTCTCTGTTTTTAGTTCACAGAGTCCTTCCTGTGAGACATAGGCATTatgagatgtggggggggggagaaaagcggGGGTACACACAGATATTTTAGACATGCCAGACATTTCTGAAGAGCCGGTCTTTGAAAAAATATGTTTTCCGCGTCATTTACCAAAACAGAATCAGGctcatgttaatttatcattaatagcctATATCCTACACCTCTTTATGCCATTTTCCAATTTTATATTCTGATTGCcctttccacttcctagctatcataattcatgcagctgtcaataaaatatgtgagcaagtccttcatagcttGCGAACCTTCCACCCTGTTGTatattgataataatgctacctctggacttttggtcagttTTAACCCAGTGGTTTCTGTGCCATTGAAGTAAGATAGGGAATACACAAGAGAAATTATTTTTAGGAGATATGGAAGgtttttgtagaatttgtactgttacaacggaaaggggtcaaaccttcacaagaggtgttgaaattttgggaggttggatagttacaatggaatggtctcggtggtggggtgcacatttttattcttacatatttatgattattactttgtcaaaataaaaaaataaaaattagggtggggggaagggaaccAGAATCAGGCTGATGCAAGCCCTTTGTAAATCAAGGCTTGGAAAActtggcattttatttatttatttgaatttatataaggtttcattgtaaacaacaacaacaagctcaaaGCTTCTTACAAAAGAATGATTTAAACCAttcaaaagaataataattaaaaccaacCACTATTCtctttagggacgtgggtggcgctgtggtctaaaccactgagcctagggcttgccgatcagaaggtcagcggtttgaatccccgcgacggggtgagctcctgttgcttggtccctgctcctgcccacctagcagttcaaaagcacatcaaagtgcaagtagataaataggtaccgctctggcgggaaggtaaacggcgtttccgtgcgctgctctggttcgccataagcggcttagtcatgctggccacatgacccggaagctgtacgccggctccctcagccaataaagcgagatgagcaccgcaaccccagagttgtccgtgactggacctaatggtcaggggtccctttacctttacctttactcaaaacaaaacaaaaaataaaaaaattctttccattagcaccttagagacctgtgcatgcacacttcttcagatacactgaaatagaagtcaccaaaACCTTTATATActgtgagagagtggggaggggtattactcagaagggtggtgggaatgggtgattggctgataggtgtggcagaccaacacggctacctacctgtaactttagcTTTACTATTCTCTTTAAGCAGGGATAGTAAACCTCCAGCCAAACTGAATGTTCAAATTTAGCCTGCCTGGccacttaccccaccccacccccagctgccccACCAGTGTAAGGAAAAGCAGATTTTCCACTTTAAAGCACCACAAATGGTTCTGTGCAAGCAAGCCCTGCTTGGGTGTAGTGCTGTAAAGCCCCATGGGTCTCCTGCTGTCATTGTGGGCCGAGCTCCTAAGGTTCCTCACCTGTTCTCTTAAGGGACTCCACTTGACTAAAGATTTCACTACCATTTGAATAGCGTGTGAAAAGATGCATTATCAGTGCTCAGAGGATGTGAGGCAACCAATTTCGTAAGGTTTAACAGCACGGCCTCTTGGATGCTGGTTGCTCAGTTTCAATGGGCGGATCAGTGGCCACAACCTGTGCTAACACTTCTATGCTTTTATAATCACAACAAGCCaaaaggcaggaaggaagagaaagaatcGGACATCTATTGCAGGCATTCTCCCCCTTTGCTTTTGTCCCAGGTTGCAGCCGACTACTTTTAAAGCTTGCGAGCCTCACCTGAGAAGTAATTGGCTCTTGTTAGCAAGCGAAGGTCAACTGTGTAAAGAGAGATAAGTAAATGCAAAATGCAGGGaatgcaatgaaataataatcatttcttcaaaaaataaaattaaaaaatgacgaTCAAAAGGAATTTTCCCTATCGCCTTTTTCTCAAGAGGCATGTCTGTGATGCAACAAGCATATTGTTGCAAtggattatcatcatcatcaccatatttaatattttcattaattAGCCTATGTAGGCTTGTTAATTGTGCTACACAAGCACCTTGAGGCAACCTGTGAATAATATTAGTGAAACGGAcaatacttcttcttttttttgcactgTGTGCTGTTTAGACCCAGAATGGAGCCTTTGCAAATTATTCCTGACAACAGGAAAGGGTGGCAACTGATTTACGGACTCTTCCCgctctttaaaaaaggggaaatgaGGTTGGGGAACGATGCACAAAGTCACGTTCAGTTCAGCAGTGCGTGCGTTCGCCATTCAAAATGGTGAACAAAAGTTCACATGGCGATGATGGAATCTGCTTTATAGTTCTCTTGCGATttcaatttctctccccccccccaatgcaggctactacagttcccatcatccctgaccactgctcctgctagctagggatcatgggagttgtaggccaaaaacatctggagggccgaggttgaggaagcctgttaaaGCAGATAAAAACATGCTGGCTGTACAGAACCTTCATGGGACACAAGAACCTGCCTTATGACAAACCAGgccattattttatttgcagcagTGTAGCTAGCCTGCAATTCAGGTTTCTGTTCAGTAAcagaggttgtgttttttttttttttttaaatgttgggaCTGTACTCTGGGTGCCAATATACACTGTGGGGAAGTCTAGACCAGAGAAAAGAACACTAATAGTAacttgcacaccctccaacatttctccgatgaaaaatagtgacgtcccattccataatgattattttcctatttatacgccacacatcttactgggttgtcccagccactctgggtggcttccaacacatgtaaaaacataataaaacattaaacattaaaaaaaattactttcacacagctcaggggtcagataactccataccctccaacatttctccaatgaaaacagggacatcctaaggaaaagtggggcattccaggattaaatcagaaaccgggatggcttctctaaatcagagacgtccctggaaaataggggcatttggagggtctgaACTTGATGGGGCAGCAGCTGAATTGAATGGTGTCGATTCAGTCCTGGCAGCCAAAGAGACAGGAAAAACAGCTAGAGGGAGGCTTATTGAAAAAATAGAAGGGCTACCTTGATGCTGAAAATGAAATGTGCAGAGAGCTCTTGGCTATGTGGGATTTTCTCCTCTACTGCTTCATTCTTGGATGCCACTAGAGGGAGTCCAGGCAACAACTTTTCTGATTCCCACCACTGCGCTACACACATTAGCCTCTAATAATTCTGACAGGATTCTTCTGTTAGCAGTCCCCCTTCCATGCAGGTAGCTAAAGAAGGAAGGGGAGCTGGAAAGGAGCTGCtggattctccccaccccatcccatctCATCAACATCTATTCACTTGTCTGTTTGAATGCTTAGCCACCATTCACCAGACGCTTCCAGGCTGTCATTGGGGAGAAAGGGGCCTGTTCTGAACCATACCAGGCagggcagcccccaccatttcctccctatgggtgggaggagaccagcagctccTATTCACCGAGAGGATGCTGTCCTGGCAGAATGGAGGGTGGTGGGGTGTTTGCCGAGGAGACAATAagtccagcctccaaggaatgtgccgcagccacagctgccaatgtggcggtggcagcgggcAATGTATTCcttggagtaataataataataataataataataataataataatactttattatttataccccgcccatctggccgggtctccccagccactctgggcggcctccaacaaataccaaaatacaatacaaagtcacaaattaaaaacttccctaaacagggctgccttcaggtattttctaaatgtcaggtagttgtttattcccttgacttctgacgggagggcgttccacagggcgggcgccactaccgagaaggccctctgcctggttccctgtagttttgcttctcgcagtgagggaaccgccagaaggccctcggcgctggatctcagtgtccgggctgaatgatgggggtggagacgctccttcaggtatacaggaccgaggccgtttagggctttaaaggtcaacaccaacactttgaattgtgctcggaaacgtactgggagccaatgcagatctctcaggaccggtgttatgtggtcccggcggccactcccagtcaccagtctagctgccgcattctggattaattgcagtttccgggtcaccttcaaaggtagccccacgtagagcacattgcagtagtccaagcgggagataaccagagcatgcaccactctgggaagacagtctgcgggcaggtagggtctcagcctgcgtaccagatggagctggtagacagccgccctggacacagaattaacctgtgcttccatggacagctgtgagtccaaaatgactcccaggctgcgcacctggtccttcaggggcacagttacccccattcaggaccagggagtcccccacacccgcccgcctcctgtccccccaaaacagtacttctgtcttgtcaggattcaacctcaatctgttagccgccatccatccagAGGCCAGGATCTGCTGCATCTGTGGATTCTagtgcctgaggcagtcacctcaccttgtctaATAGGTGGGCCAGACCTTCATGGAGGCCTGGCTTATGTCAGGTAGGTAGCCTGATGGATATTAGGGGTGGAGGGATCAATCTAGTTGGTTCCACAATTCCATGAATGGATGCCGGGCAGTTTTGGCTGCCATTTGTCCTAATGTTTCTTTTCCTCCTCAGCGAAGTACCCGGCCATCAAGTCTCTCATGGGGCCAGATCCCCACTTGAAATGGATAGTGACGGGGATGGTGTTCACCCAGCTTCTGGCCTGCTACCTTGTGAGGGACCTTTCCTGGAAGTGGATCTTCTTCTGGGCCTATGCTTTCGGGGGCTGCATCAACCACTCCTTGACCCTGGCCATCCACGACATCTCCCACAACGTGGCCTTTGGCAACAAGCAAATCAAGTGGAACCGGTGGTTTGCCGTCTTTGCCAACTTGCCCATTGGACTCCCCTACTCTGCCTCCTTCAAGAAGTACCACATAGACCACCACCGATACCTTGGCGGAGACTCGTTGGATGTGGACATCCCCACGGACTTTGAGGGCTGGTTCTTCTGCACTCCCTTTCGAAAGATGATCTGGCTTGTCTTCCAGCCCCTTTTCTATACCTTGAGACCGCTCTACGTCAACCCCAAAACAATCACCGAGATGGAAATACTTaatgctttggcccagttctctgtCGACTTGATCATCTACTACCTGTGGGGTTTGAAGCCTGTTGTTTATTTAATAGCAGGGGCGTTGCTTTGCATGGGCTTGCACCCTTTTTCGGGGCACTTCATAGCAGAACACTATATGTTCCTGAAAGGGTATGAAACATATTCCTACTACGGACCCCTCAACTGGATCACCTTTAACGTGGGCTATCATATGGAGCACCATGATTTCCCCAGCATTCCTGGATCTAAGCTTCCAATGGTAAGCCCTGGCGTTTTTGACCCTTgcaaacaggtgtggggaactctTGGCTCTCTGGGTGTTGCTGAAATACAACACCCTTCGGCCCCaagtaagcatggccaatggctatatccacagcattcccttcatctaccaggcttgtaattctgtcaaaaaatgagatcaggttagtctgatgtgacttatttttcagaaacccatgctgacttttagttatcacagcgttcctttctaggtgctcacagaccgtttgcttaatgatctgctctagaatctttcctggtattgatgtcaggctgactgggcggtaattgtttgggtcttctcttttcccctttttgaaaatagggacaacatttgccctcctccagtctgctgggacttcgcctgttctccaggaattctcaaagattactg from Lacerta agilis isolate rLacAgi1 chromosome 1, rLacAgi1.pri, whole genome shotgun sequence includes these protein-coding regions:
- the DEGS2 gene encoding sphingolipid delta(4)-desaturase/C4-monooxygenase DES2, whose product is MGNRVTREDFEWVYTEQPHTQRRKEILAKYPAIKSLMGPDPHLKWIVTGMVFTQLLACYLVRDLSWKWIFFWAYAFGGCINHSLTLAIHDISHNVAFGNKQIKWNRWFAVFANLPIGLPYSASFKKYHIDHHRYLGGDSLDVDIPTDFEGWFFCTPFRKMIWLVFQPLFYTLRPLYVNPKTITEMEILNALAQFSVDLIIYYLWGLKPVVYLIAGALLCMGLHPFSGHFIAEHYMFLKGYETYSYYGPLNWITFNVGYHMEHHDFPSIPGSKLPMVKKIAAEYYDTLPQHQSWVRVIWDFIFDDSIGPYSRVKRTCKLASDSR